From the genome of Sulfurovum sp. NBC37-1, one region includes:
- the dnaA gene encoding chromosomal replication initiator protein DnaA, whose translation MNIGQKVLFELKKEISETEYERYIKKLVYDTRRSRSNIVYFNAPNMLVAKWIKTKYSDKLAHLFELQNEVKPEIEITVGKQTEKTSKPVVKQSNEKQHSKSTYLNPSLTFESFIVGPSNQFAYTTAKSVAEKPGQIYNPLFLYGGVGLGKTHLLQAIGNYHIALGKTVIYTTLEQFMNSFTSHLRSQTMDRFREKFRECDLLLIDDIQFLSRKEQTQEEFFHTFNELYNTNKQIVITSDRQPNKIAGLVDRLRSRFEWGLMADIQPPGLETKIAIIQKKCELDGIRLNHEIINFIATNMGDNIREIEGTIIKLNALSSMLNQDITLDFAQNAIKDQLKEKKENISIDDIVKIVSKELNIKPSDIKSKKRTKNVVSARRTAIYLARNLTPNSMPQIALYFGMKDHTAISHAMKKINEIIENDENFKVLLEELSNKINTDTNKE comes from the coding sequence ATGAATATTGGACAAAAAGTACTGTTCGAACTTAAAAAAGAGATCTCCGAAACGGAATATGAACGTTATATAAAAAAACTGGTCTATGATACACGCCGTTCCAGAAGCAACATTGTCTACTTCAATGCACCCAATATGCTAGTCGCCAAATGGATCAAAACCAAATACAGCGATAAACTTGCACATCTTTTCGAACTGCAGAATGAAGTTAAACCCGAAATAGAAATCACGGTAGGGAAACAGACGGAAAAGACAAGTAAACCCGTTGTCAAACAAAGCAATGAAAAACAGCACTCCAAAAGTACCTATCTGAACCCTTCACTTACCTTTGAAAGTTTCATTGTAGGGCCTTCGAACCAGTTTGCCTATACCACCGCCAAATCAGTAGCAGAAAAACCGGGACAAATATACAACCCGCTTTTCCTCTACGGAGGTGTCGGTCTGGGAAAAACCCACCTGCTACAAGCCATAGGAAATTACCACATTGCCCTGGGGAAGACCGTGATCTACACTACCCTTGAACAGTTCATGAACTCCTTCACCTCCCATTTGCGTTCCCAGACAATGGACCGTTTCAGAGAGAAATTCAGGGAATGTGACCTGCTGCTGATAGACGACATACAGTTCCTCAGCAGGAAAGAACAGACACAGGAGGAGTTCTTTCATACTTTCAATGAACTCTACAATACCAACAAGCAGATTGTCATTACCTCCGACCGTCAGCCTAATAAAATAGCCGGACTCGTTGACAGACTACGAAGCCGTTTCGAATGGGGGTTGATGGCAGACATACAACCTCCCGGACTGGAGACGAAGATCGCCATCATCCAGAAAAAATGTGAACTTGACGGAATCAGACTCAACCATGAGATAATCAATTTCATTGCAACCAATATGGGGGACAATATCCGTGAAATTGAGGGGACGATCATTAAGCTCAATGCTCTCTCCTCCATGCTGAATCAGGATATCACACTTGATTTTGCACAGAATGCCATCAAAGACCAGTTGAAAGAGAAAAAAGAAAATATCAGCATCGATGATATCGTCAAGATCGTTTCGAAAGAACTTAACATCAAACCTTCCGACATCAAATCAAAAAAACGAACCAAAAATGTGGTCAGTGCCCGAAGGACAGCTATCTACTTAGCCAGAAATCTTACTCCGAACTCTATGCCGCAGATCGCACTTTATTTTGGTATGAAAGACCATACAGCCATTTCCCATGCCATGAAAAAGATCAACGAAATCATTGAAAATGACGAGAATTTCAAAGTCCTTCTCGAAGAGCTTTCAAACAAAATCAATACTGACACGAATAAAGAGTAG
- the dnaN gene encoding DNA polymerase III subunit beta, which produces MKIRAQKQIIESILINLQPFLEKKDASQITSHILFSSQNDKCIVKATDSEIGLQIVTDHILIESEGSFTANGKKLLDIIRILKDDEIIMEILDNTLIVKQKHSKFKLPTFDPNAYPAFPSVDEKPQITLDSLSLIQNLKKISPAIDTNNPKFELNGALINIKHDSTDLVGTDTRRLAIASIPGNNSEELSLIVPKKAILEIQKLFLDQINIYYDETNLIITNENYFFYTRLINGKFPDYQRIIPASVKHSITLPKKEMIDSIKMITTISQEIKMTLLSDAIIFNSLSADNVEAKTEIEIGTGLNEKYELSFNSRYILDFISQIDKNEFLLEFNEPSLPFIVKDENFITIIMPIVA; this is translated from the coding sequence ATGAAGATAAGAGCTCAAAAACAGATCATCGAATCGATCCTCATCAATCTACAGCCTTTTTTGGAAAAAAAAGATGCAAGTCAAATCACCTCACACATACTATTCTCTTCTCAGAATGATAAATGTATCGTCAAAGCAACTGACAGTGAAATAGGTCTTCAGATCGTTACCGATCATATACTCATTGAGTCCGAAGGTTCATTTACAGCCAATGGTAAAAAACTGCTCGATATCATCAGAATCCTCAAAGACGATGAGATCATCATGGAGATACTTGACAATACACTCATTGTCAAACAGAAACATTCCAAATTCAAACTGCCGACCTTTGACCCGAATGCTTATCCTGCCTTTCCCTCTGTCGATGAAAAACCACAGATCACGCTTGATTCATTAAGTCTGATCCAAAATCTCAAAAAGATCTCACCTGCTATTGATACGAATAACCCTAAATTTGAGCTCAACGGTGCACTTATCAATATCAAACATGACTCTACAGATCTTGTCGGTACCGATACAAGAAGATTGGCTATTGCAAGTATTCCGGGAAACAACAGTGAAGAACTCTCCCTCATCGTACCTAAAAAAGCAATCCTTGAGATACAAAAACTCTTTTTGGACCAAATTAATATCTATTATGACGAAACCAATCTGATCATCACCAATGAGAATTACTTCTTCTATACAAGGCTGATCAACGGGAAATTCCCTGATTACCAAAGAATCATCCCTGCATCGGTAAAACACTCTATCACACTGCCTAAAAAAGAGATGATCGATTCGATCAAAATGATCACGACTATCTCCCAGGAGATCAAAATGACATTACTTTCGGATGCGATCATTTTCAATTCACTCAGTGCTGACAATGTAGAAGCAAAAACGGAAATCGAGATCGGAACCGGATTGAATGAAAAATACGAACTCTCTTTCAACAGCAGATATATTCTTGATTTCATCTCACAGATCGACAAAAATGAATTCTTACTGGAATTCAATGAACCGTCCCTTCCTTTTATTGTGAAAGATGAGAATTTCATCACGATCATCATGCCGATCGTAGCATAA
- a CDS encoding CTP synthase, which produces MSEKTTKYIFVTGGVLSSLGKGITAASIGTLLKHTGQRVGVLKLDPYINVDPGTMSPLEHGEVFVTKDGAETDLDLGHYERFLDTSLTQNNNFTTGLVYKTVIENERKGKYLGKTIQVVPHIVNEIKERIVRAGEGKDILIVELGGTTGDIEGLPFLETIRQMKHELGKKTVINVHVTLLPYIKAAGELKTKPTQHSVQELRRIGIAPHMLVLRAEVPVSSDIKRKIAYSCDVDEDSVIVAEDAATIYQVPLNFLRQDILTPICKQLELENCQPKMDEWTDLVHKIIMPTEEVKIAFVGKYLDLKESYKSLTEALIHAGAHLDSRVNIKWVDSEKVEEDGAAKYLNDCDGVLVAGGFGERGVEGKILSIQYAREEKIPFLGICLGMQLSMVEFARNVLGLKEANSVEFNEDTPDPVIYLIDEFIDAAGAKQIRTTTSPMGGTLRLGEYECETKEGSNLRKAYDAPMIYERHRHRYEANPKYREALEANGMEITGESHGLIEAVEVVDHPWFLGVQFHPEFTSRLQNVNPSILAFVQASMQNRK; this is translated from the coding sequence ATGAGCGAAAAAACAACAAAATATATTTTTGTAACAGGCGGTGTGCTGAGTTCTTTGGGAAAAGGGATCACTGCAGCAAGCATAGGAACACTGTTAAAACATACAGGACAGAGAGTCGGTGTACTTAAACTCGACCCCTATATCAACGTCGACCCGGGAACGATGTCACCGCTTGAACATGGTGAAGTGTTCGTAACAAAAGACGGTGCGGAAACAGACCTTGACCTCGGTCATTACGAAAGATTCCTCGATACCTCACTGACACAGAACAACAACTTTACAACGGGTCTTGTCTACAAAACGGTTATCGAAAATGAACGTAAAGGTAAATATCTGGGTAAAACGATTCAGGTCGTACCCCATATTGTCAATGAGATCAAAGAGCGTATTGTACGTGCAGGAGAGGGTAAAGATATCCTTATTGTTGAACTGGGTGGTACGACAGGGGATATCGAAGGGCTTCCTTTCCTCGAGACGATCCGTCAGATGAAACATGAATTGGGTAAAAAGACCGTAATCAATGTGCATGTAACGCTTCTTCCCTACATCAAAGCGGCAGGTGAGCTCAAGACCAAGCCGACACAGCACTCCGTACAGGAACTCAGACGCATCGGTATTGCACCGCATATGCTGGTGCTGCGTGCTGAAGTACCGGTCAGCAGCGATATCAAGAGGAAGATTGCTTACAGTTGTGATGTGGATGAAGATTCCGTCATTGTAGCGGAGGATGCGGCAACTATTTACCAGGTACCGTTGAATTTCCTACGTCAGGATATTTTGACACCGATCTGTAAACAGCTGGAGCTTGAAAACTGTCAGCCGAAGATGGATGAATGGACCGATCTGGTCCACAAGATCATCATGCCTACAGAAGAGGTGAAGATTGCTTTTGTAGGGAAATATCTTGATCTCAAAGAGTCCTACAAATCATTGACAGAGGCCCTGATCCATGCGGGTGCACATCTCGATAGTCGTGTGAACATCAAATGGGTGGACAGTGAAAAGGTCGAGGAAGATGGTGCGGCGAAGTACCTGAACGATTGTGATGGTGTATTGGTCGCCGGTGGCTTCGGAGAGCGTGGCGTGGAAGGAAAGATCCTTTCCATTCAGTATGCACGTGAAGAGAAAATACCATTTTTGGGTATCTGTCTTGGTATGCAGCTTTCCATGGTGGAATTTGCCAGAAACGTACTGGGACTCAAAGAGGCGAATTCGGTTGAGTTCAATGAAGATACACCGGATCCTGTGATCTATCTGATCGACGAGTTCATCGATGCGGCAGGTGCCAAGCAGATTCGAACGACCACTTCGCCGATGGGCGGTACGCTCAGACTGGGCGAATACGAGTGCGAAACCAAAGAGGGATCGAACCTCAGAAAAGCTTATGATGCACCGATGATCTATGAGAGACACAGACACCGCTACGAAGCCAATCCGAAATACAGAGAGGCACTCGAAGCCAACGGTATGGAGATTACCGGTGAATCGCACGGTCTTATCGAAGCGGTGGAAGTCGTGGACCATCCCTGGTTCCTCGGTGTACAGTTCCACCCTGAATTCACGTCAAGACTGCAGAATGTCAACCCTTCCATTCTGGCATTTGTGCAGGCTTCCATGCAAAACAGAAAATAG